From a single Sphingosinicellaceae bacterium genomic region:
- a CDS encoding helix-turn-helix transcriptional regulator gives MVVRRARKDFWGSGPEGRQAGGFSFHLLNANAPEDEVQRHSHDEAHFVLVLAGGYMSSAVGAPLVSDTPVLIYNPPGTTHQDRFHRGWGRFLAVSGGTGSEATALCLRDPYAHRLAHGIAHALDEAPFRLEACALQLRGIVLPLSSDEARGAQQPPGWLNRAVEMIATSDDPDMSVAMVAADAGVHPVHLARVFRLFLGCSPGEYLRGHRLERAAAMLGKGVASLVDVAQSAGFVDQAHLNRTFRSRLDTTPAKWRKARNVARMQDADASARQEPAAFPKEPS, from the coding sequence ATGGTAGTCCGGCGCGCAAGGAAGGACTTTTGGGGTAGTGGCCCAGAGGGCAGGCAGGCCGGGGGCTTCAGCTTCCACCTGCTGAACGCCAATGCCCCCGAGGACGAGGTTCAGCGACATAGCCACGATGAAGCGCATTTTGTCCTGGTGCTCGCCGGTGGTTACATGTCGTCGGCCGTCGGCGCGCCGCTGGTGTCCGATACACCGGTCTTGATCTATAATCCGCCCGGTACCACCCATCAGGATCGGTTTCATCGTGGCTGGGGCCGCTTCCTCGCGGTATCGGGTGGGACCGGATCCGAAGCCACTGCACTCTGTCTGCGCGATCCCTATGCGCACCGGCTTGCCCACGGCATCGCGCACGCGCTCGATGAGGCACCCTTCAGGCTGGAAGCCTGCGCACTGCAGCTTCGTGGCATTGTGCTGCCGCTGTCGTCAGACGAGGCGCGGGGGGCACAACAGCCGCCCGGCTGGCTCAACCGCGCTGTCGAGATGATCGCGACCAGCGACGATCCCGACATGTCAGTCGCCATGGTTGCCGCAGACGCCGGGGTCCATCCGGTTCATCTCGCCCGCGTGTTTCGACTTTTTCTTGGCTGCTCGCCCGGCGAATATTTGCGCGGTCATAGATTGGAGCGAGCGGCGGCAATGCTGGGAAAGGGGGTAGCGTCGCTTGTCGACGTCGCGCAATCGGCAGGTTTTGTCGATCAGGCGCATCTGAACCGAACCTTCCGGTCGCGTCTCGACACAACGCCTGCGAAATGGCGAAAAGCTCGGAATGTTGCGCGGATGCAAGACGCGGACGCCAGCGCGCGTCAGGAACCGGCTGCATTCCCTAAGGAACCCAGCTAG
- a CDS encoding beta-lactamase family protein, which produces MPKIDLALVQVLATFDHDEHPDLRGVVVLRDGQVVAERYFNGETADALHDIRSAGKSVTSLLVGIAIDQGKIHGVGDTVSTYWPDANGTAIGDVAIRDVLTMRSGLAAFDADPASPGNEDNLDAAADPLAFLLAVPRADPPGSRYRYNSVTAYTAGVVVAKATGRTMADFARSSLFEPLGIDRWRWAPDRAGYTKGQGNLYLTARDLAAIGELVRGDGLYRGRRVVSAAWLRDALAPKVAISDSDTYADGYGYFWYSKVQQIDGKPVAVSFASGNGGNKIYVVPSRNMVVAVTSSAYNHGYGQRRSENILKAILSADHW; this is translated from the coding sequence GTGCCGAAGATCGATCTTGCCCTTGTTCAAGTTCTTGCGACCTTCGATCACGACGAGCATCCCGATCTGCGCGGCGTCGTCGTCCTTCGCGACGGCCAGGTCGTCGCGGAACGCTATTTCAACGGCGAGACGGCGGACGCCCTTCATGACATTCGGTCGGCCGGGAAAAGCGTGACCTCTCTGCTGGTAGGAATAGCGATCGACCAGGGCAAGATACATGGGGTCGGCGACACTGTGTCGACCTACTGGCCCGACGCTAACGGCACCGCGATCGGTGATGTCGCCATCAGGGATGTGTTGACGATGCGGTCCGGGCTGGCCGCTTTCGACGCGGACCCCGCATCGCCGGGCAACGAGGATAACCTCGACGCGGCAGCCGATCCGCTGGCGTTCCTCCTCGCCGTCCCGCGCGCCGATCCTCCGGGATCGCGCTATCGCTACAATTCGGTGACTGCCTACACCGCCGGGGTAGTGGTTGCGAAAGCGACGGGTCGAACGATGGCCGACTTCGCGCGATCGTCGCTGTTCGAGCCGCTGGGGATCGATCGCTGGCGCTGGGCACCGGATCGCGCGGGTTATACCAAGGGTCAGGGCAACCTATACCTCACCGCGCGCGATCTCGCGGCGATCGGCGAGTTGGTGCGCGGCGACGGCCTGTATCGCGGACGCCGGGTCGTCAGCGCAGCTTGGTTGCGCGATGCGCTCGCCCCGAAGGTGGCGATCTCCGACAGCGACACCTATGCGGACGGATACGGCTATTTCTGGTATTCCAAGGTCCAGCAGATCGATGGCAAGCCCGTCGCGGTGTCTTTCGCCTCGGGCAACGGCGGTAACAAGATATACGTCGTTCCAAGCCGCAATATGGTCGTTGCAGTTACCTCGAGCGCCTACAATCACGGCTATGGCCAACGGCGTTCGGAAAATATCCTGAAAGCGATTCTTTCCGCTGATCACTGGTAG
- the ampH gene encoding D-alanyl-D-alanine-carboxypeptidase/endopeptidase AmpH, whose protein sequence is MLILTAPVTSYGAEASDPVIEAAALSGDVMFMESGAPGMVLTIVRNGQSTVLGYGETEKGNGKQPDDKTLLRLNSITKLFLGEVAAALAAEGRLSLSDPLQKYSGNMKVPASGGRQVTLLDLATHTAAMPRELDGMPEGANPRAWPTRLDRWKWLPGYKLPWVPGSIASYSNVGFDLLADAVETATGKLYPALLRQYVTGPLGMADTVLTPTAEQCARLMTGSGLGGTFPCGDTRATGGSGGLYSTGSDMGRWLVHELANSDGALDVGHAVYRQRQALKAAIGFDEAGPMAGLGMGWVMVAGDGINPMLLAKSGGGLGFMSYMVMAPRRDVAVFVVVNRADFVMFGDITRMVNGLVASLAIR, encoded by the coding sequence ATGTTAATATTGACGGCGCCGGTAACATCCTACGGCGCGGAGGCGTCCGATCCTGTCATCGAAGCCGCTGCGCTATCCGGCGATGTGATGTTCATGGAATCGGGCGCCCCCGGCATGGTGCTGACGATCGTGCGCAACGGGCAGAGCACCGTGCTCGGTTATGGTGAGACCGAAAAAGGCAATGGCAAGCAGCCGGATGACAAGACGCTATTAAGGCTCAACTCGATCACCAAACTGTTCCTCGGCGAAGTTGCGGCGGCGCTGGCGGCCGAGGGCAGGCTGAGCCTTAGCGACCCGCTGCAGAAATACAGCGGCAATATGAAGGTGCCGGCATCGGGTGGCCGCCAAGTTACCCTGCTCGATCTGGCGACGCACACGGCTGCCATGCCCCGCGAACTGGACGGCATGCCCGAGGGGGCCAACCCGCGCGCCTGGCCGACGCGGCTCGACCGCTGGAAGTGGCTGCCGGGGTATAAGCTGCCGTGGGTGCCGGGGAGCATCGCCTCCTATTCCAACGTCGGTTTCGACCTGCTGGCGGATGCCGTCGAGACTGCGACCGGCAAGCTCTATCCCGCCCTGCTGAGGCAATATGTGACCGGGCCGCTCGGCATGGCCGACACGGTGCTGACACCGACCGCCGAGCAATGCGCGCGGCTGATGACCGGATCGGGCCTTGGCGGGACCTTCCCGTGCGGGGACACCCGGGCGACGGGCGGCAGCGGCGGGCTGTACAGCACCGGCAGCGACATGGGGCGCTGGCTGGTGCACGAACTCGCCAATAGCGACGGCGCGCTGGATGTCGGCCACGCGGTGTATCGCCAGCGCCAGGCCCTGAAGGCGGCGATCGGTTTCGATGAGGCGGGGCCGATGGCGGGGCTCGGCATGGGCTGGGTCATGGTGGCGGGCGACGGGATCAACCCGATGCTGCTGGCCAAGAGCGGCGGTGGGCTGGGCTTCATGAGCTACATGGTGATGGCGCCCAGGCGCGACGTGGCGGTGTTCGTCGTCGTCAACCGCGCCGACTTCGTGATGTTCGGCGACATCACCCGGATGGTGAACGGGCTGGTCGCCAGTCTCGCGATACGCTGA